GACGGAATGCCCCTTACCCAAGGAAGCTGTATCTATCAGAAAGACAAGCTCGCTATAGGTGATTACGTGCTGGAAGGGAAATACGTTACTTTGGGCACTGCCGCCATGGCATCTGCCGCTTCGGTAGCCTGCCAGACCTTGGGGATAGATCCCCCCTACCTGATTACTTACGGGGATACCGGAATGGGTGATGGGACTATCAAAATTCTGGATTACCTCAGCCAGGAACTTGTGAATCTGAAGGCTGATGTTCTTACTCTTCATTATCTCCTCCCAACCAAAGAGCCATTCGAAAAATTGATAAATTCCATGGACAGCCTCGAAAAAAGGCCATTCTTCATAGCTGATGCCGGCGCACTTCTCAATGCCAAAGCCCTCGGGTTGTCAAAGAAATTTGATCTTTTTACGCCGGATCCGGGAGAACTCAGCTTTATTGCTGATGCAGAAGCCCCGCATCCTGCTTATGTGCAACATTTTATTTTTGAAGTAGACGACAAGGAAATTCCCCGTTTAAGTGGAGAGGCATATCAACATGG
The Dehalococcoidales bacterium DNA segment above includes these coding regions:
- a CDS encoding NAD(P)H-hydrate dehydratase, which codes for MLVIAGTIPIDGMPLTQGSCIYQKDKLAIGDYVLEGKYVTLGTAAMASAASVACQTLGIDPPYLITYGDTGMGDGTIKILDYLSQELVNLKADVLTLHYLLPTKEPFEKLINSMDSLEKRPFFIADAGALLNAKALGLSKKFDLFTPDPGELSFIADAEAPHPAYVQHFIFEVDDKEIPRLSGEAYQHGDAPKYLLIKAAVDHIVVEGKVVGQVKEPLIPSLEAIGGTGDTITGVVSALISSGMDVTEACLKAAQINRFMGALAQPTPATPISELIPHIAEAVKKVI